The Corythoichthys intestinalis isolate RoL2023-P3 chromosome 2, ASM3026506v1, whole genome shotgun sequence DNA segment ATCTAAATTgactattttgtatgacttccatgggcttgaaggactgcatccatgcggttcggcaaggattcatacaatttattgatgaagtcctcaggaacatcaaagaaagcagccttgcatgcctcccaaagttcattaacattcttgggtttcgtcttccatgcttcctcttttatcctgttcatgtctggtgactggactggccagtcctggtggttgctgatcttctttgccttgaggaactttgaggtagagattgaagtgtgcgagggagcaccatcctgctgcagaatttgtccctttttatggttaggaatgtaagaggcagctaagatttgttgatattttagactgtttatgttgccttccaccctgcagatctctcgcacacccccatactggatgtaaccccctgACCATGATTttaccaccaccaaacttcacatgcagtccttcaagcgcatggaagtcatacaaaatattaaatttggatctcacagcaccactacttaattcggttatgttatgtaacatctttttgtatttgaacttttaaagtacattttttgttcaattttcacactactttctgtaggcgacaaaacttttgtcttgccaaaatttgacctttatgtcttcattaaatgataaatcttttttcagtgaaacaaatatatttttgtacattcaacataatttgggagggtcttagctttcatatgagccgtttctgaaaccaattgaataattaaaagtcagattattagtagggctgtcaaaattatcgcgttaacgggcagtaattaattttaaaaattaatcacgttaaaatatttgacacaattaacgcacatgccccgctcagacagatttaaatgacagtacagtgaaacgcccacttgttaattgtgttttatggagttttgccgccctctgctggcgcttgggtgcaactgagttTATAGGCAtcggcacccatgagcattgtgtaagtaattattgtcatcaacaatggcgggctactagtttattttttgattgaaaattttacaaattttattaaaacgaaaacaataagagggttttaatataaaatttatataacttgtactaacctttatcttttaagaactacaagtctttctatccaatgatcgctttaacagaatgttaataatgttaatgccatcttgttgatttattgttataataaacaaatacagtccttatgtaccgtaagttgaatgtgtatatccatcttgtgtcttatctttccattcaaacaataatttacagaaaaatatggcatattttatagatggtttgaattgcgattaattgcgattaattacgattaattaatttttaagctgtaattaactcaaaaattttaatcgtttgacagccctagttattagcaattgtttctacaaaatggataagcgacaagacttttgtcagggactgtagactgAGATGTTCAGACATGATGTCATTATTGTTGCTTAATGGGAGAGTCTTCTCTATTTAGGCTTGATCTTTGTGGTGGACAGCAACGACCGCGAGCGTGTGAATGAAGCTCGAGAGGAACTCATGAGAATGCTAGCTGAGGACGAGCTGCGGGACGCTGTTCTTCTGGTCTTTGCCAACAAGCAGGTATGCgctttgttgtgtgttttatatCTTCTCTGATTGCCTGTTACTTTAACAATTAAAATGATTGACCCGTTGTTGTGATTTttggtgttcttttttttaaggaCCTGCCTAACGCCATGAATGCTGCGGAGATCACGGACAAGCTGGGCCTGCACTCCCTACGCCACCGCAACTGGTACATTCAGGCCACCTGTGCCACAAGTGGTGATGGCCTCTATGAGGGTCTGGACTGGCTGGCCAATCAGCTGAAGAACAAAAAATGAAGGCCGTGGTCTGGAGAGCCGGGAAGTGTCAGCTCCAGGTAGTGCTTATTTTTTTGGGATGCAATGAGTTTACATGGAAAGGCAGTGCTGAGAAGCGACTTCCACGTGATGCGGTGGGCTTCACCCACCAAGAAACTTgttcttttacttgagtatttattGATTTGTTTGGATCTGCAGTGAGTTTTTAATCATGAGAGAACCAATATGATCTAAATGTTTTGCTTTCTATACACTGGATACATAAATTGGGATGTTTAATATAATTCTTATATACTGTCATGTATTTTTCCTCCTTTATGAATTTGTCATGGTCTAAATTTGTGCTGGAGGAGTGTTGTTACTTAACTGTACTTGATGTAAATGATAACAAATGTCATATTAGTATTAGGCAACTGGCAAAttgtaaaaaacattgtggtcacATATTCCTCATTGGTTTTCTAAATCAGCGTGGCGCATCAGAGTCAAGAGTATATTTTCATTTACTTCATTTTGAATGTCAATTTTGTTGTAGTTAATTGACCTAATAACAAACTGGATACTATTAAAGACTTAACCTcttatcattatttatttattctaaatcCCATTTGAAAGTGTAGTGATATAAGCGATATATTACTTATTTGCTAATGGAAGCAGTGAAAAAAGTACAAACGTATATATGACTGCTTCCCATGCTGCATGTTTATACGGACAATTCAGGCTCACGGACTAACGGGAATGACCACTCGCTGCCAACTGCTGTAAATACAGACATGTGCTAGGTCCACTTGCCGTCATTGATAAGGGTTCTGATAATATGTCTGGCGCTGATGAGGTGTTGTCACTGTACTGATGTAGGTGTGAGAATGAGGCTGAATGTTGACTTTTTAGCATCAAAAGAGTCAATGTGAAAGCAGCTGCATAATATCTATCAAAGTATTTCTCATCGCTTGATCCCTGATTGGCCGAACAGTTCGGGTTACTTTTGTTTCACTTGTCATAACGTCTCACAATAAACAAACCAATTATAATATACTTTACTTAtacagacaaatgtttattttccaatGGATGGAGTATTCGGTTTTGTTTGGTTATtgatttgatatatttaaaattcagatcaataatactaaaacTAATTCAGATGGAGCATCATGATGCATTTTAATACAGTACAAGACCCAAATACCTTCTAATATGCAACTGCATGCTTTTATATATCATCATAGATGAAAAGTATATCAAGGTATTTGTGGTCAAACTGAATGTTTTGTTGAGGCGCCTGTCGGATGGTGTGCCTGCATCATTGTTGACTGACTGTGTGAGTGTGGATGTGTGTGACCAGCATAGTTTATACGGCCTTACATTGCCACAGGTTGAgtttgactaaaaaaaaaaagaacaggttTAAATATGTCTCATTTCTTTCAACAACACATTTTGTTATGATCGGCAGACTTGTACCTTGATGAAATAAGCATATGCAGTGATGAATGGTAAATAATGGCATAACTTGTCGAATTAAGTCATTTCAATACTTCTGCCTCTACGTCAACTACTGTTCAATAAAGAGAATGGACATGCTTTTGTCTCACTTGTTGTCATTCTTTGTTCGGAAGTTGGATAGTTTGCAGAATTCAATTCAGGTTGACTGCGAGCTAGTGCAATGTGGTCAGTGTAGGAGTAATAAAATTCAGAGGAGCTTGGCACAAACAGCTCCACTCCGTAGAGTCCAATCAGAGGTGGGTGTATAGGAGAGTACCACTCTGTCTCCAGGGGTGTGACAGCAGTATGTGAGCCAAAGCTGCTCCCGGGGCCACCAGTTCTCCGGCCCCCTGCGGGACGGTCACAATAGTCGCCCCAGGGCAGATGCCATAGCTGGGATTCCCACCCGTAACCCGGACGCCTTCGCCCAGGGCACAGACACACTGGCAGCAGCCTCACAATCAATTCATCAATCTTTGAAGGGAGACATAACTGCAAAAGGCCACAGCAGTCACCCCCGCAGCTCGCCTTGGGAGGGGCTGACATAGCAACTCAAAGTGAAGAAAATCATAAAAGGACGCTCAAATTGGCCCATCAGCATATTTTGTGtgacaaaaagttgactttgatTGTCATTAGAAAACAAACTGTTagtgatttttgttgttttgtttttctgcatTTTCTGCATCTCAGTATAAATTATGTTGCTTTGTAGACATTTCGGCTGCTATTATTTCAATGTAGCTGTCAGGGGGTAGGAAAGCAAGTGAAAGGGATAAAGCAGACATCCTTGTAGAAGACATTCTCAGGATCTTCAGACTCTGTCTCCTCCTGCTGGTAAAGAGGGACTTTCACTTTGACTTACCCAAAGAAATTACTACATTCCTGCTCAGTTTAGAtcagggatgtccaaactttttgcaaagggggccagatttggtgcggtaaaaatgtggggggccgaccttggctgacgtccttttcgtagaacaatatatttaagcaaattttagcaagccattctgtgtgtcacatttactttataattttttaaaatcaataatttcatcaatctcgcaactagcctttgtggcgttctctttcgactctcgggctcttgcaaaatactgctgctgtgactagcttcaagttgcttcaatttctcgctgcatatcttccctgtaatcttgtcgtacatgtcagcgtgtcttgttttagcctggtactccagactcaccactgttccagctattgagtctggccaccattaagcggataaaatttccagggcggagcaggccacagcaaacagacagcggagtggaccaatcagcgacgggcgggacgggggccttgcgcgcggaagtaaacatacgaggagagctgagtttattcaacatggctaacgcgagacagactgttgtcagtgacttgtgtcgatgtatttttggtcatttaaaactgattttaccgtggattggaacatattctcggctctcctgttcgccatctgtgttgttgtggagacgacttccgacgcggaagagtgacgttgctcgttaagaacacgtcacgcaaataaacgaatctgatttgtcgattgattttgtacttgctcgagaggccgttaatgggctgggtcccagactatactctcagtgtttggaaaaacacagggagaacagtctggccgtgccaggcaagtcttgtttggtaatatcgcctcacactgaactctctaaaaacagcgactatctctttgcaaatgaggcagacacaaatgttgcgtattttagtgaagaaataatccaatttccacctatccttgaagcgttggccgtcgcagtcaactttctttttgttgttgttgattgtcgccattttagaaaactggaagtcaagggtcacacggggtaatgttgcttagagtactgctgccttttagtgggtaaatgaggagcagcatttagtatgtaagctacttcattttctggtagcagtactgctgaccaatttattaactctgtgtgcaggccagacgttattatCTTATgatagaggctgggggccggatgaaatttgaccccgggccacatttggcccccgggccgcacttcggacatgtctggtttagatGGACTATCTGTGGCCCAGTAGGTTTGAAGGACCacaccctatagaccctactcacctacgtcacaaaatgggcgtgtcgctgtttccggccgccatattgtacctattttttagacctattctcattgttttcaattagtcgagcaagttatagagcaattcatggaagccccggtgttatctgacgctgtaaactcattggatgcgttgcataaaaggcgttacgtggaaaagcttcagtttatccattcgccagatccgtatatgatgcctaaatcgatgtttttcgacccgctggcttcgccgtctttgcctgacatctgctatcctgatatttacaactatcttgtccacacaaaatcagcctattctcatgaaagtttgaaaaactttaagagcttggaggcttataaatgctacgttgctggttgggtgaaacaggtcctcgtacacgaaaattcggcaagaatcttgtgctcggaaggtgagttacgaaattttcaattcaaaatcttttgttcttgctaacatccactgtcaagtctaatgtatttcatgtcatttgtcaatggagctagggcttttaatgtttatatggtttagcgatagcactttcactacatacatatataatatgtaataaatatgaagtgcgatagcactactccagattgtccctagttgaatttattttttggcttttgacctcaatagtgaaattgtaaattaattgtatgacaactgtctgattatccccttataattatatattttcaggtagttcattcacaacgtctgagtgtatgttgtcggcgattagcctagcaatgatcttaattgtggttgtcagcccaaaaccctctaaatatatattaaatgcatcttaccagatataaaatgactactacataatctgtggtagtcgtttggagcccagttttctcattgaattgcagcagtcaatctcggtctcctcttcgggtctctcggaatacggtaaaacttcaagtctctccgtctatcttctctgtttttgcaaccgaccgccacacacgacttcaccattttgattattaatgttaacgagcagaaaaacacgccataataggaggaatttacgaagcgctaatgcattaacatgacgagtatacggacaacatggcgcgggggcgtggctgtgacgtcacgtgagtagggtctatagtgtgCCATGTCTTGAGGCTTAACAAGGTACCAAATATTAGATACCAGCTTGAGTAAAGGTGCTTCTCTTTACTGCAAACCATATCCAAAAACAATAACTTTTACTGTCAGTCGTCATCATTCGTTTTGAATGTCCAGTCATTGCTTTGGGGTCTGACAATTACACATGGTTATATTCTTTGCTGTTTCAGTAGGGCTTTGATAAGTAGTCTATTGCAttttatagtgctgcaacgattaatcgattaactcgagtaattagtTTAGAAAAAGTGGcaatgtaatggtttgttttgaaagtgtttgcataacatgttattgatttgggtggatacaatgccctctattggcaacagtgaatatgacataatttatttaacatggctgaatccagcggcTCCCTATTAAGATAAACatgaggtaagtttttgtttgagttaatggTTTCttcatgcatttgtaatttagtttatagttatATATTGacggggtttttttgttgtttttttgtgcggGAATAAGTGAATGATTTgtaaagagcattgtaaaaaaaattttttttttttgcattttatagcattt contains these protein-coding regions:
- the arf3a gene encoding ADP-ribosylation factor 3a, whose protein sequence is MGNIFGNLLKSLIGKKEMRILMVGLDAAGKTTILYKLKLGEIVTTIPTIGFNVETVEYKNISFTVWDVGGQDKIRPLWRHYFQNTQGLIFVVDSNDRERVNEAREELMRMLAEDELRDAVLLVFANKQDLPNAMNAAEITDKLGLHSLRHRNWYIQATCATSGDGLYEGLDWLANQLKNKK